One stretch of Carassius carassius chromosome 18, fCarCar2.1, whole genome shotgun sequence DNA includes these proteins:
- the LOC132092037 gene encoding pre-mRNA-processing factor 39-like isoform X5, protein MEDSGELMTEMLDKNAPDNGDAPAMEVAGVNYVTEPTVNPEPHEYDPIQQTSASEPLQLYSTEQNDEHTASASDPGVEISNGQHMEPDAVKQPEAGDSESPSNMELEDAPKETSEAVEPATDAAAAQDPGLPAEYERLFKVVEDNPEDFNGWVYLLQYVEQENHLEASRKAFDAFFLHYPYCYGYWKKYADIEKKHGYIHMADEVYRRGLQAIPLSVDLWLHYITFLRENQDTSDGEAENRIRASYEHAVLACGTDFRSDRLWEAFIAWETEQGKLANVTAVYDRILCIPTQLYSQHFQKFKEHVQSNNPKHFLSEEEFVQLRVELANANKPNGDDAPGEELPPGTEDLPDPAKRVTEIENMRHKVIETRQEVFNHNEHEVSKRWAFEEGIKRPYFHVKALEKTQLNNWREYLDFELENGTPERVVVLFERCLIACALYEEFWIKYAKYLESYSVEGVRHIFKKACTIHLPKKPTVHLLWAAFEEQQGSVEEARRILREMEEAVPGLAMVRMRRVSLERRHGHMEEAEALLRDAITNGKNSSEASFYAVKLARQLLKVQKSIGKAKKVLLDAVEKDETNPKLYLNLLEMEYSGDVQQNEAEILACFDRALNSPMSLEQRLTFSQRRVEFLEDFGSDINVLVSAYEQHQRLETEQESLKRKAENGSEESDSKRQRTDDQSGASGQMMQDMQDNQAGYNYNNWYQVSPAVCVCVCVCVCVCVCVS, encoded by the exons ATGGAAGATTCTG GTGAGCTCATGACCGAGATGTTGGACAAGAATGCCCCTGATAACGGGGACGCTCCTGCTATGGAGGTCGCGGGGGTCAATTACGTCACAGAGCCGACGGTGAACCCAGAACCCCACGAGTATGATCCGATCCAGCAGACGTCTGCTTCAGAACCGCTTCAGCTGTACTCGACAGAGCAGAACGACGAACACACGGCCAGTGCTTCAGATCCCGGTGTGGAGATCTCCAACGGACAGCACATGGAGCCGGACGCTGTGAAACAGCCCGAAGCGGGCGACTCGGAGAGCCCTTCCAACATGGAGCTGGAGGACGCCCCTAAAGAAACCTCAGAAGCGGTGGAACCAGCGACAGATGCAGCTGCCGCTCAAGATCCCGGACTTCCTGCGGAATATGAGCGGCTCTTTAAGGTTGTGGAGGACAACCCTGAAGACTTCAATGGCTGGGTCTACCTTCTGCAGTATGTTGAGCAGGAG AACCACCTGGAGGCTTCTAGGAAGGCGTTTGATGCCTTTTTCCTGCACTACCCCTACTGTTACGGCTACTGGAAGAAGTATGCAGATATCGAGAAGAAGCACGGATACATACACATGGCTGATGAG GTTTACCGCCGAGGTCTGCAGGCCATTCCTCTCAGCGTGGACCTGTGGCTTCATTATATCACCTTCCTGCGAGAGAACCAAGACACCAGTGATGGCGAGGCGGAGAACCGCATCAGAGC GTCCTATGAGCACGCCGTTCTGGCCTGTGGCACTGATTTCCGCTCCGACCGTCTGTGGGAGGCTTTCATCGCTTGGGAGACGGAGCAGGGCAAGCTGGCCAACGTCACAGCCGTCTACGACCGCATCCTGTGTATTCCCACGCAGCTGTACTCCCAGCACTTCCAGAA GTTCAAAGAGCACGTCCAGAGCAACAACCCCAAGCACTTCCTGTCTGAGGAGGAGTTCGTGCAGCTGCGGGTGGAGCTGGCTAACGCTAACAAGCCCAACGGAGACGACGCTCCGGGAGAAGAGCTTCCTCCGGGAACAGAGGACCTGCCGGATCCCGCCAAG AGAGTGACGGAGATCGAGAACATGAGGCATAAGGTGATCGAGACCCGCCAGGAAGTGTTCAACCACAACGAGCACGAAGTCAGCAAGCGCTGGGCCTTCGAGGAAGGG ATCAAGCGTCCGTACTTCCACGTCAAAGCCTTGGAGAAGACGCAGCTGAACAACTGGAGGGAGTACCTGGACTTCGAGCTGGAGAACGGGACGCCGGAGCGTGTGGTGGTTCTGTTCGAGCGCTGTCTGATCGCCTGCGCGCTCTACGAGGAGTTCTGGATCAAG TACGCCAAGTATCTGGAGAGCTACAGCGTGGAAGGCGTCCGACACATCTTCAAGAAGGCCTGCACCATCCACCTGCCCAAGAAACCCACCGTGCACCTGCTCTGGGCTGCGTTTGAGGAGCAGCAAG GCAGCGTGGAGGAGGCGCGGCGGATCCTGAGGGAGATGGAGGAGGCTGTTCCTGGTCTGGCCATGGTGAGGATGAGGAGGGTGAGTCTGGAGCGCCGGCACGGACACATGGAGGAAGCAGAAGCCCTGCTGAGGGATGCCATCACCAATGGGAAGAACAGCAGCGAGGCGTCCTTCTACGCTGTGAAACTGGCCCGACAGCTGCTCAAAGTGCAGAAGAGCATCGGGAAGGCCAAGAAAGTGCTGCTGGACGCCGTCGAGAAGGATGAG ACGAACCCGAAGCTGTACCTGAACCTGCTGGAGATGGAGTACAGCGGAGACGTGCAGCAGAACGAGGCGGAGATCCTGGCCTGCTTCGACCGAGCTCTGAACAGCCCCATGTCTCTGGAGCAGCGCCTCACCTTCTCTCAGCGCAGGGTTGAGTTCCTGGAGGACTTCGGCAGCGACATCAACGT GCTGGTGTCAGCGTATGAACAGCATCAGAGACTCGAGACGGAGCAGGAGTCACTGAAGAGGAAAGCAGAGAACGG ATCAGAGGAGTCGGACTCAAAGAGACAGCGGACAGACGACCAATCAGGAGCCTCGGGTCAGATGATGCAGGACATGCAGGACAATCAAGCCGGATACAACTACAACAACTGGTACCAGGTCagtcctgctgtgtgtgtgtgtgtgtgtgtgtgtgtgtgtgtgtgtgtgtgtgtgt cgtga